In a single window of the Oscarella lobularis chromosome 4, ooOscLobu1.1, whole genome shotgun sequence genome:
- the LOC136186117 gene encoding nucleolar MIF4G domain-containing protein 1-like, whose amino-acid sequence MGRKEERKQRRQSRKERRAFYSKRTSEVRKEARVPEQTEKKFESVTKCPAKRRGGCGLKSEMAKSLKIAKETVVGRWGKTGDDGVSVSKRQAQIANEKEDREIRKLEKRLGIKRKRKSIPKTFRDDGLDFLLEATEIANDDEEEDSGNEKNSAISESEDEEIDSDIKELPKYVPPAVRQEQTSSQSASLKQIQRQIRGLVNRTTESNLKSIAAEIATLYQEHSRNEVNETFTSSLLSACLSPSRVGDQILMDSVLLLATVHALVGGVEVGAYFLEQLANQTHQASLEEEKEKEENKRLANATMIFSYLYNLGLIGCQLIYDLVRKFVESFCETDIELLLLLLRGVGPDLRRDDPHALKDIVVEIQRRSTIVSDEFRERSRVKFMLETITALRHNNTRKIGYDPDKTERYRRVFRSLTKGRKVDELKIGFDDLIRVEERGRWWIVGSSWKTPTITTKEKEETPLELTDTRLLSLAGQQRMSSDAKRNIFCVLMSSDDYVDAFEKLIKMKLKDKQGREMIHVVVDCCLGERLFNPFYAYLSQKFCEFTRSYQVTFQYTVWDKLKALSSLEAFGRKNLARLLAHLFVSGALSLSALKIVDFTQLEGVSVAFFRRLFRGLLLDYDADSFLRVFARLSRVSELQHLRDGLIVFMKHFVVKSEDDDELKRRIKKAEKALQGAT is encoded by the coding sequence ATGGGTCgaaaagaggagagaaagcAGCGACGACAATCCAGAAAAGAACGCCGTGCATTCTACAGCAAACGAACGAGTGAGGTCCGAAAAGAAGCACGTGTCCCGGAGCAGACcgaaaagaaatttgaaagCGTCACAAAATGTCCTGCTAAGCGTCGAGGCGGATGCGGTTTAAAATCAGAGATGGCAAAAAGCCTCAAAATTGCGAAGGAAACGGTCGTGGGACGCTGGGGAAAGACTGGTGATGATGGCGTGAGCGTGTCGAAACGTCAAGCCCAAATTGCGAACGAGAAAGAGGACCGAGAAATTAGAAAGCTGGAAAAAAGGCTGGgaataaagagaaagaggaaatcgATACCGAAGACATTTAGAGACGACGGCTTGGATTTCCTTCTGGAAGCAACTGAAATTGcaaatgatgatgaggaagaggatAGTGGAAATGAGAAAAACTCAGCAATTTCGGAATCTGAGGACGAGGAAATTGATTCAGATATTAAAGAACTTCCTAAATATGTCCCACCTGCCGTCCGACAGGAGCAAACGTCTTCCCAGTCGGCGTCCCTGAAACAAATCCAACGTCAGATACGCGGTTTAGTCAACAGGACAACAGAATCCAACCTCAAATCGATTGCCGCCGAAATAGCGACACTTTATCAGGAGCACAGTCGCAACGAAGTCAACGAGACCTTCACTTCGTCTCTCCTATCCGCTTGCCTTTCCCCGTCTCGCGTTGGCGATCAAATTCTCATGGACAGCGTCCTGCTTCTTGCTACTGTTCACGCGCTAGTTGGTGGCGTGGAGGTAGGCGCCTATTTCTTGGAACAACTCGCAAATCAAACGCACCAGGCGTcgttggaagaagaaaaggaaaaggaggagaacAAACGATTGGCCAACGCGACAATGATCTTCTCCTATCTCTATAATCTCGGTCTCATTGGCTGCCAGTTGATCTACGATTTGGtgcgaaaattcgtcgaatcgttttGCGAGACGGATATCGAATTGCTGCTGCTCTTGCTGCGCGGAGTCGGCCCCGAtttgcgacgagacgatccgCACGCGCTCAAGGACattgtcgtcgaaattcaACGAAGATCGACGATCGTATCCGACGAATTTCGCGAGCGATCTCGCGTCAAATTCATGCTGGAAACGATCACCGCACTGCGTCACAACAACACGAGAAAAATCGGCTACGATCCGGACAAAACCGAACGCTatcgtcgcgtttttcgatCGCTGACGAAAGGGAGAAAGGTAGACGAGTTAAAAATCGGATTCGACGATTTGATTCGTGTTGAAGAGAGAGGACGGTGGTGGATCGTCGGTTCTAGCTGGAAAACGCCGACGAtaacgacgaaagagaaagaggaaaccCCTTTGGAATTGACCGACACTCGTCTCTTGTCTTTAGCCGGACAGCAACGAATGAGCAgcgacgcgaaacgaaatATCTTCTGCGTTTTGATGTCGAGCGACGAttacgtcgacgcgttcgagaaattgatcaagatgaagttgaaagATAAGCAGGGTCGCGAAATgattcacgtcgtcgtcgactgctGTCTCGGCGAGCGCCTATTCAATCCGTTCTACGCCTACTTGAGTCAGAAATTCTGCGAGTTCACTCGCAGTTATCAGGTAACGTTTCAGTATACCGTGTGGGATAAGTTGAAGGCGCTGTCGAGTCTGGAAGCGTTTGGTAGGAAGAATTTGGCTCGTTTGCTTGCGCATCTTTTCGTTAGCGGTGCACTGTCGCTTTCCGCGTtgaagatcgtcgattttACGCAGCTCGAAGGTGTTTCCGTTgcgttttttcgacgtctgTTTCGGGGGCTTTTGCTCGACTATGACGCCgattcgtttcttcgcgttttcgcgCGATTATCGCGCGTTTCCGAGCTCCAACATCTCCGAGACGGGCTGATTGTGTTCATGAAGCATTTTGTGGTtaaaagcgaagacgacgacgaactaAAGCGACGAATTAAAAAAGCGGAAAAAGCTCTTCAAGGTGCAACGTGA
- the LOC136186108 gene encoding centrosomal protein of 128 kDa-like isoform X1 yields the protein MSASSRLKLSELRTPRRRSRARSLLVSSRTPGNLAGELHEVADSLRDTNRRLDDTEDLFESYRDVTRRQEEMITDLESDLDRSQHELQREKRKTKRRSIVRFVDDDSSGSTDGIDKRRRSRRHAVHVASLVDRNRRARERRMESEIENLSEDLDRESELLDRSLAEKRRLAMKVDRLEDQLVQTEEEKERALSDWEDAAVNLDKSIIGNERLKDSVRDLRLKLAESNASRHKQQAQMDDLQKQFEHSRRSRHRLIDHLEKTQSHLEEAEQEREALDEELRKSENERKKVLSLLARREKHVESLEEKNERLAHMQRKLESDASAREENIRRKYAKALEAVKRYQNKVHNVKRELEENRQKMELLDRECSSLSADREALVDDVEKNKEKMRKMQQVVADLQEDSTSKSSHVQAVKHEFHKLQSKFKDALSELSGARKFAEKLKSDLLNAESQKSEIQRDKKQLMEDLRRAKENLTEEHGKLQDLESRYKRQLKLSQAKHSDLTTKLSAELARAEELREHLSEYQRVETSARSEIADLRQEAAEAQASHEALVAELRAELDRQTNERERKLDDAIRQSRDEKQQILEELSKLKATLSDKISMIEALQRQQAKDQSKQKLLQASLDKALEAKEILEQKYGKLIRAYKNKTGKKSGSRTTEELEEELISTRRTLQQITADQETVFRAVASEVDSLVSLMTADLHSSLAVAPSSTSLGMETDVRKWIADMISKLKWIEQEIRLRQERDFMLKQQVTRGHQHAQELVRASEEDRRYFLSELSKQRDLLENLSRKKNVGESDMNRQRTLRQLQEQVVQLTEHLEKSANALRASSAALKEKQKLVDELEDRQASRRARQDIMDRYTQFRSKMSDFQN from the exons ATGTCTGCTAGCTCGCGGTTGAAATTGAGCGAGCTGAGGACGCctcggcgacgttcgcgcgcgcgttcgctTCTCGTCTCGAGTCGAACGCCTGGAAACTTGGCCGGCGAGCTGCACGAGGTCGCGGATTCGCTGCGCGACacgaatcgacgtctcgACGACACCGAGGATCTCTTCGAGTCGTACAGAGACGTGACGCGACGCCAGGAGGAGATGATTACCGAC CTCGAAAGCGATCTCGATCGATCGCAGCACGAATTGCAGAGAGAAAA gcgaaaaacgaagcgacgatcgatcgttcgttttgtcgacgacgattcgagcgGATCGACAGACGGAATCGACAAGCGACGACG aagtcgacgtcacgctGTCCACGTTGCGTCTCTCGTTGATCGGAATCGACGGGCTCGCGAGAGGCGAATGGAGTCGGAGATCGAAAATCTATCCGA GGATTTGGATAGGGAGAGTGAACTGTTGGATCGATCGTTGGCCGAAAAGCGTCGTCTTGCGATGAAAGTCGATAGGCTCGAGGATCAGCTGGTGCAAacagaagaggagaaagaacga gcCTTGTCTGATTGGGAGGACGCTGCTGTCAATTTAGACAAAAGTATCATTGGAAACGAGAGATTGAAAGATAGT GTTAGAGATTTGCGTTTGAAATTAGCCGAAAGTAACGCCAGTCGTCATAAACAACAAGCTCAAATGGACGACTTGCAGAAGCAATTTGAGCACAGTCGTCGTTCCAGACATCGGCTCATCGATCATTTGGAAAAGACGCAGAGTCATCTCGAAGAGGCCGAACAGGAGCGCGAAGCACTCGATGAGGAGTTAAGAAAGAgtgaaaacgaacgaaagaaagTGCTGAGTCTTCTggcgagaagagaaaaacacgTGGAATCCctagaggagaaaaacgaaagattGGCTCATATGCAAAGAAAGCTGGAGAGCGACGCATCAgctagagaagaaaacatcAGAAGAAAGTACGCAAAGGCATTAGAAGCAGTAAAAAG ATATCAGAATAAGGTGCACAATGTAAAGCGAGAACTCGAGGAGAATAGACAGAAGATGGAGCTGTTAGAT CGCGAGTGTAGCTCTCTAAGCGCCGACAGAGAAGCACtcgttgatgacgtagaaaaAA ATaaggaaaaaatgagaaaaatgcAGCAAGTTGTCGCTGACTTACAG GAGGACTCGACTTCTAAAAGTAGCCATGTCCAGGCTGTAAAGCACGAA TTTCATAAATTGCAATCGAAATTCAAGGATGCCTTGAGCGAGCTTTCGGGTGCGCGTAAATTTGCTGAAAAG CTAAAATCTGATTTGCTAAATGCCGAGTCACAGAAATCTGAAATTCAAAGAGATAAAAAACAATTGATGGAG GATCTTCGTCGAGCGAAAGAAAACCTGACAGAAGAACACGGAAAACTTCAG GACTTGGAATCTAGATACAAG AGACAATTAAAACTTTCACAGGCTAAACATTCTGATCTAACGACTAAGCTCTCAGCGGAACTAGCACGAGCAGaa GAATTACGTGAACATCTTTCTGAGTATCAGAGGGTAGAGACGAGTGCGCGATCCGAGATAGCAGATCTTCGACAAGAAGCAGCTGAAGCTCAGGCTTCTCACGAGGCACTAGTAGCGGAACTGAGAGCCGAATTAGATAGGCAAACG aacgaaagagaacgaaagcTCGATGACGCAATCAGGCAATCGAGAGACGAAAAGCAGCAAATATTAGAGGAACTCTCGAAACTAAAAGCAACTCTAAGCGACAAAATTTCGATGATCGAAGCATTGCAACGACAGCAGGCTAAAGATCAATCCAAACAGAAACTTCTCCAAGCTTCTTTAGACAA AGCACTTGAAGCAAAGGAAATCTTAGAGCAAAAATACGGAAAACTTATTCGAGCCTATAAGAATAAA ACTGGCAAAAAATCTGGTTCCCGGACAACAGA GGAATTAGAGGAGGAGTTGATTTCCACGCGTCGAACCCTTCAACAGATTACCGCAGATCAAGAGACGGTCTTCCGAGCGGTCGCTAGTGAAGTCGACTCCTTAGTCAGCCTCATGACCGCGGACCTTCACTCAAGCCTAGCCGttgcgccgtcgtcgacgagcctCGGCATGGAGACGGACGTTCGAAAGTGGATAGCTGATATGATAAGCAAATTGAAGTGGATAGAGCAGGAAATTCGGCTGCGACAGGAGCGAGATTTCATGCTAAAGCAACAGGTGACTCGAGGCCATCAGCACGCACAGGAACTCGTCAGAGCGTCCGAGGAGGATAGACGCTACTTTCTATCCGAACTATCAAAGCAAAGAGATCTATTAGAAAACCtcagcagaaagaaaa ACGTAGGCGAATCGGACATGAATAGACAGAGAACGCTGAGGCAACTTCAA GAACAAGTCGTTCAGTTGACGGAACACTTGGAAAAA AGCGCAAATGCTCTGCGTGCCAGTTCAGCCgcgctaaaagaaaaacagaaacTCGTAGACGAGCTAGAGGACCGACAG GCTTCGAGACGCGCTAGGCAAGACATAATGGATCGATATACCCA ATTTCGTAGTAAGATGAGCGACTTTCAAAATTAG
- the LOC136186108 gene encoding centrosomal protein of 128 kDa-like isoform X2 gives MSASSRLKLSELRTPRRRSRARSLLVSSRTPGNLAGELHEVADSLRDTNRRLDDTEDLFESYRDVTRRQEEMITDLESDLDRSQHELQREKRKTKRRSIVRFVDDDSSGSTDGIDKRRRSRRHAVHVASLVDRNRRARERRMESEIENLSEDLDRESELLDRSLAEKRRLAMKVDRLEDQLVQTEEEKERALSDWEDAAVNLDKSIIGNERLKDSVRDLRLKLAESNASRHKQQAQMDDLQKQFEHSRRSRHRLIDHLEKTQSHLEEAEQEREALDEELRKSENERKKVLSLLARREKHVESLEEKNERLAHMQRKLESDASAREENIRRKYAKALEAVKRYQNKVHNVKRELEENRQKMELLDRECSSLSADREALVDDVEKNKEKMRKMQQVVADLQEDSTSKSSHVQAVKHEFHKLQSKFKDALSELSGARKFAEKDLRRAKENLTEEHGKLQDLESRYKRQLKLSQAKHSDLTTKLSAELARAEELREHLSEYQRVETSARSEIADLRQEAAEAQASHEALVAELRAELDRQTNERERKLDDAIRQSRDEKQQILEELSKLKATLSDKISMIEALQRQQAKDQSKQKLLQASLDKALEAKEILEQKYGKLIRAYKNKTGKKSGSRTTEELEEELISTRRTLQQITADQETVFRAVASEVDSLVSLMTADLHSSLAVAPSSTSLGMETDVRKWIADMISKLKWIEQEIRLRQERDFMLKQQVTRGHQHAQELVRASEEDRRYFLSELSKQRDLLENLSRKKNVGESDMNRQRTLRQLQEQVVQLTEHLEKSANALRASSAALKEKQKLVDELEDRQASRRARQDIMDRYTQFRSKMSDFQN, from the exons ATGTCTGCTAGCTCGCGGTTGAAATTGAGCGAGCTGAGGACGCctcggcgacgttcgcgcgcgcgttcgctTCTCGTCTCGAGTCGAACGCCTGGAAACTTGGCCGGCGAGCTGCACGAGGTCGCGGATTCGCTGCGCGACacgaatcgacgtctcgACGACACCGAGGATCTCTTCGAGTCGTACAGAGACGTGACGCGACGCCAGGAGGAGATGATTACCGAC CTCGAAAGCGATCTCGATCGATCGCAGCACGAATTGCAGAGAGAAAA gcgaaaaacgaagcgacgatcgatcgttcgttttgtcgacgacgattcgagcgGATCGACAGACGGAATCGACAAGCGACGACG aagtcgacgtcacgctGTCCACGTTGCGTCTCTCGTTGATCGGAATCGACGGGCTCGCGAGAGGCGAATGGAGTCGGAGATCGAAAATCTATCCGA GGATTTGGATAGGGAGAGTGAACTGTTGGATCGATCGTTGGCCGAAAAGCGTCGTCTTGCGATGAAAGTCGATAGGCTCGAGGATCAGCTGGTGCAAacagaagaggagaaagaacga gcCTTGTCTGATTGGGAGGACGCTGCTGTCAATTTAGACAAAAGTATCATTGGAAACGAGAGATTGAAAGATAGT GTTAGAGATTTGCGTTTGAAATTAGCCGAAAGTAACGCCAGTCGTCATAAACAACAAGCTCAAATGGACGACTTGCAGAAGCAATTTGAGCACAGTCGTCGTTCCAGACATCGGCTCATCGATCATTTGGAAAAGACGCAGAGTCATCTCGAAGAGGCCGAACAGGAGCGCGAAGCACTCGATGAGGAGTTAAGAAAGAgtgaaaacgaacgaaagaaagTGCTGAGTCTTCTggcgagaagagaaaaacacgTGGAATCCctagaggagaaaaacgaaagattGGCTCATATGCAAAGAAAGCTGGAGAGCGACGCATCAgctagagaagaaaacatcAGAAGAAAGTACGCAAAGGCATTAGAAGCAGTAAAAAG ATATCAGAATAAGGTGCACAATGTAAAGCGAGAACTCGAGGAGAATAGACAGAAGATGGAGCTGTTAGAT CGCGAGTGTAGCTCTCTAAGCGCCGACAGAGAAGCACtcgttgatgacgtagaaaaAA ATaaggaaaaaatgagaaaaatgcAGCAAGTTGTCGCTGACTTACAG GAGGACTCGACTTCTAAAAGTAGCCATGTCCAGGCTGTAAAGCACGAA TTTCATAAATTGCAATCGAAATTCAAGGATGCCTTGAGCGAGCTTTCGGGTGCGCGTAAATTTGCTGAAAAG GATCTTCGTCGAGCGAAAGAAAACCTGACAGAAGAACACGGAAAACTTCAG GACTTGGAATCTAGATACAAG AGACAATTAAAACTTTCACAGGCTAAACATTCTGATCTAACGACTAAGCTCTCAGCGGAACTAGCACGAGCAGaa GAATTACGTGAACATCTTTCTGAGTATCAGAGGGTAGAGACGAGTGCGCGATCCGAGATAGCAGATCTTCGACAAGAAGCAGCTGAAGCTCAGGCTTCTCACGAGGCACTAGTAGCGGAACTGAGAGCCGAATTAGATAGGCAAACG aacgaaagagaacgaaagcTCGATGACGCAATCAGGCAATCGAGAGACGAAAAGCAGCAAATATTAGAGGAACTCTCGAAACTAAAAGCAACTCTAAGCGACAAAATTTCGATGATCGAAGCATTGCAACGACAGCAGGCTAAAGATCAATCCAAACAGAAACTTCTCCAAGCTTCTTTAGACAA AGCACTTGAAGCAAAGGAAATCTTAGAGCAAAAATACGGAAAACTTATTCGAGCCTATAAGAATAAA ACTGGCAAAAAATCTGGTTCCCGGACAACAGA GGAATTAGAGGAGGAGTTGATTTCCACGCGTCGAACCCTTCAACAGATTACCGCAGATCAAGAGACGGTCTTCCGAGCGGTCGCTAGTGAAGTCGACTCCTTAGTCAGCCTCATGACCGCGGACCTTCACTCAAGCCTAGCCGttgcgccgtcgtcgacgagcctCGGCATGGAGACGGACGTTCGAAAGTGGATAGCTGATATGATAAGCAAATTGAAGTGGATAGAGCAGGAAATTCGGCTGCGACAGGAGCGAGATTTCATGCTAAAGCAACAGGTGACTCGAGGCCATCAGCACGCACAGGAACTCGTCAGAGCGTCCGAGGAGGATAGACGCTACTTTCTATCCGAACTATCAAAGCAAAGAGATCTATTAGAAAACCtcagcagaaagaaaa ACGTAGGCGAATCGGACATGAATAGACAGAGAACGCTGAGGCAACTTCAA GAACAAGTCGTTCAGTTGACGGAACACTTGGAAAAA AGCGCAAATGCTCTGCGTGCCAGTTCAGCCgcgctaaaagaaaaacagaaacTCGTAGACGAGCTAGAGGACCGACAG GCTTCGAGACGCGCTAGGCAAGACATAATGGATCGATATACCCA ATTTCGTAGTAAGATGAGCGACTTTCAAAATTAG